aaaaaaaagtaatgatcaGCCATGCAAGAGGAAAGACTGAATTACCTTCCTATACTTtctatagaaaacattatatatTATCATCATGAGAAAAGCCTATTGAAGAgcatgcagttaaaaaaaaaaaaagtattatggtTTTGCCAGGCaggttattttaaaaatgtgttatttttcttgatattgCGATATTGTCAACTTCTTAAAAATTATAATTTGGTGTTATCTTTTCtcattctaaaaaagaaaaaatccacttTTGTGcttgattttgtatttgtaattatgtacttatttttctttaaaaaggttCCACAAGTTCTATGCTTCAGGTACCCAGTAACCTGAAACTCACCAAATGGATATGGTGAGTTTCTGCCCTGTTTTAGGGAACCCTGCTTCAGTGTCTTGTGCTGTCTCTAAGAAAATCCAGAGCTGGAGGGAGCTGGAGGGGTGACCAATCAGAACTGCAAGTATTGAGGATCTGGGATACCAAAAATTGTATTGAAGgagtctgtggaagaaagatttcAGACAAATCTACTACCCGACTAAGTTGGGAAAAGTCTGGAAAGACACTAGGGCCACAGGGGACCCTAGACAATAAGTCATGAAGAGAACCTCTGGGAAGCCTCCTGTCATGgactgagttgtgtcccccaaaaagatatgttgaagtactAACTcctgtgcctgtgaatgtgactttgagGAAATAGGGTCTTCCTTTGAAGATATCAGTTAGGACATATTGGAGTAGCCTGGGTCCTGATCGTAATCCCTTCTGtgtggtgtcttataaaggggGCAGACACAGAAATAGGGTCACACACACCATGTAAAAGCACcaaaggaatgccaaagattgtTGACAGCCACTAGCAGCTAGAAGAAACACACAAAATGGTTTCTCTTCCAGAGCCCTTGGAGGGGATCAACACAGTCAATACCCTGatttagacttctggcctccagaactgagagaaaattaatttttgttctttaaagccgccatctttgtggcattttgttatggcagccctaggaaactaagacacccccACCTACCTCTCCTTGAGTGTCTGCTCCTTATGGTGACTCTATCCTTCAGCATATCTGGCTTCACTTAACAACACATACTGAAGATTGAGTGCTCCGCAGTGACATCACGACTTGGCCATTATGATGTAATGAGGAATCATCTGATTATTCTCTggctaaaaaaaacccaaacctgttgctgtcgagttgattccaactcatagttgcccgcatagggtttccaaggagcagctggtggagtcaaactgccaaccttatgatttacagccaagctcttaacgactgcaccaccagggctccatcctctGGCTAGGGTTTCCCTATTAGTAACATTATCATATTACTTTGTGGGTAACTGGACTCTTCATCATTCAGGTGATGTGGGAGTCAACACTATGTTAGAACTTAAGTTTTGAACTTCATCTTTTCAAGGATTTCTCCCTTTATTACCTAATCTATATCTCATCACTCCATTCTGGATTGGACAGAGGTCCTTGACTTTTCCTCTCCATCGTATTTCTGGTCATTTGCTTTAAGGTGGCCCTTGGTTATAATGAAAAGGCTTTGCTCTTCCTTTAGTGTTTAAGAAGCAGTATGTAACTTAGATGGTTCTTTTAAGGAAGACGAGCCCCCATCCAAGGCGAAACAGGGTCTTTTACCCATGCTGATACCTTTAACTGGACCAGCAACTGGTGCTGGGTTCCAGGGAACCAAAGGGCTGGGTCCTGATACCTTTCCCACTACCCAGAATGGTGGTGGGGATTCTGTTGGGGTGTCTTATACCAGGACTGCCCAACTCCCCCTTCATATCTCCTTCCCACCAAACTTTTACCTAGCTGGAGGCCTATGCAAAACAGGGAGTAGTAGGTCTTTTAAGaaataagatgaagaaattgggggAGGTGGGAATCTCGCCTGAGGTCTCTTGCCACCATCAGTGCAGAACAAAGAATCCTTCTTAATATCTTATGATATACTTTCTTTCCACATTTCAACTTTATTTCAAAAGTAAGGCTTTTTGTGTCCGGAAGGGGAACAGTTACATGAGGAAGCTAAAGTGTGGCACACGATACCAGTGGGTTTGGGGCTCAGTGCACAGGGCTCTGGGAGGGCCTTATGAAAAGAGTGGTTTTTGGGGGTTCACATAGCaaaacttttacttcttccccAGGTTTGCTAGCCAGTGGATGGATTATTCAGTCTTTTTTAGCAACTTCACTGCTCTTTTCtttagcaacatcatgaaaaaattGCCAAGGCTGAGGACATAACAGCAAACTCCTATCAGTCCATTTTGTTTCTCAAGCCTGGATGGGAGTAGGGAATGGAAACTACTAGCAGAAAATGAAACATTTCTGATGTTATCCCTTGCCCTGAAAAATTGCAGATCTGTGTAGAGACCTAATTTCTTAGCTTGGGGAGGGGGTGTGGTCAGGATGCCTGGATTTAAACCTTATCTCGAGCTGCACAAATTCTCTGGCCCTGCTGGAGTCCCTTCCCATCTCTGGACCTTTGTCCTCATCTGTGGAGGAGCCTGGACCCAGTGATCTGTAAAGACAAGCCTTTTCAGGTCTCAGATCCTACGACATAGGGGCTGCAAGGATCCAGAAGAACCCCAGAGAAATATATGGGCCAAAAGGAAATGTGGGAGCTGGATTGGGAAGTTGGAGTTAGGGCTTATTAGTAAGGAGAAATGATGGGCTACATTCATTAAGAGAGACAGAGGAACAGGAGGAAGGCTATGGGACATGTAGGTGGGCAGGAAGGCATTAGAGGTCTGGATGAGAGCAAAGGGCAACAGTGTTGCTTCAAGGACCCAAGCTCCCTATTACAGTAATGGCTTCTCTTATGATACTTCCCAGTTCATGGTTGACATGTTATACCCCAAACTGCTCCTGTTTATACAGTCGTCAGCCAATAAAGGAAAGTCCCCAACGCAGTGTCTAACACATAACAGGATTCCTGAAGATCCTGCCAAATTTCTAGGGTTTCTTACGTCAGGTTAGACTGAACCAGCTGGAAGAAACCAGTGACTGCAGCTCTAAAAgcttagtggttcaaacccacccagaggcacctcagaaagtctggtgatgtgcttccaaaaggtcacagccttgaaaaccatatggagccaACTCAAAAGagtagacaggaaccttagggggcagagaCTTCATGTTAATGAGGAACAACTCAGATAAAGATGATGAGAATGGTCACACAGCTTGAAGACCAGCATCACTAAATTGTATATGCAGAAactgttggtgtatgttttgctgtgtatattctcaacaacaaataaaatttagaaaaaaagagaaaacttggTGGGGGGGGACGGAgaacccatggagcagttctactctgcacacttggggtttccacgagtcggaatccactcagcagcagctaacaccTAGGTGTACTCTGCTTTGCTTACTGGGGGGCTGTATGAAATATGGATGGAAGAAAGAGCGGTTCAAGGAAAGGGCATATTGCCTCATCTTGGTTATGTGCAGATGGTGGAGTTTGTGATACTGCTGTCCCAGCTTAGCCCAAAGTGAGGACACACTGAAGTTGGGGTGATCTTCAGTGCTCATGGCCTAGGGGAGGAGTGCAGACCAAAGGCATCAGAGCGGGGAGTCCCTCCGAAGAATACTGTAAGGACTAGGCACACGGAAGGTGccaaaaaatattttacaagGCTAGGTGGCACTGATAGTTGTGTAAGTCCCTGTTCAAAGACGGAGGCACCCATTGTTTGTGTGTGCGAGGAGGCTCGGACCAGGTCCAGCCTTGGGACGACAAGGAAACTATCAGCTTAGCTGTCAGGCCCTGGGGCAGCTCAATATGGGAAAAACCAGAGGCATCATGTGTCGTCTCTACAGAGCTGAGAATGGGAGAGTGGCTGAACCTTAGTACTTCTTAACAGAGAAAGGGCTCAGGGAACAGGATTATCCTCGGTTTTCTGCCCCAAACTGGAGTTTGCACTTACCCACTCAGTAAAACCAGGGCTTCCAGGGAGGGCCCAAACATATTATATCTAGAGTTGTCCTGGCTGGGCACCCTTCTAACAGAAGCTTTGGGCAACTGGCTTGTTCAATGTTGGGGGGCTGGGGAGTAGCACACCAACAGATGCGGGGGGTTGGTTAGGGCCAGGACAGAATCCCAACATATGGAAAGGCTGGAGTTCAAATGGGTTCCCAAGTTCTCTGGCGGGCAGGTGGACTGGTCCCTTGCTGACCCTGCACAGAACTCAGGTGCATTCAGACCTGGAGCAGGGGGAAGCAGCAAGCTCCTGGGAGGAGCAGATGATGCCTGGGGTTCTCAGCGTTTTGCCTTCCCCAAGCCAGTTTAGGAGACTGAAAGGATAGGAATGAAGAACACAACCAAAACTATGGTCTTTTCCTAATAAGAGATGATATATGACaaggttttaaattttattttgttttcaaaggaaaaaaacagaggATGTCATGGTTATATACATAGGCCCTGGATTCAAAATTTCCTGTGTTTACAATCCTAActtccacttactagctgtgtcacCTTGAGCAAATTACTGAGCTTCTCTGAGCCTTGTTTCTTTATCTCTAAAACAGAGATAATGGTATTACTCAACTCAtagttttgagaattaaataaaataatgcatgtaaaacacCTAGATTTTAACAGTTAAGTAAATGTGTGCTTTTGTTAATACATCATAACCATAATGAATACACATAAGGCAAAAATCATTATTAAACACTGAGCCTCGACCCACTTCCCTTATCCTCCCTTGGCCTCCTCATTGATGATTTAACAGTGCATTGCTTGATGGCTTCCAGTGGCTGTCTTTACTTTGCTGGAACTCTGACCCGAAGGTGATCCTCAAGATGCATAAAGCTCTATGTGCTTCTCGAGGTGATGAGGATGATGTGTAAATGGGCAATTGTTTGAGGAAGGCCCATGTTTCCTATCTTTCAGCCATCTTTGTTCAGAGGATTAAGACTTTGGACAGGAGGGACAAGGTAACAAGCCCCATACTCTATTCTGAATGCATGTGTGggcatgtgtatatacatgcatacatacatacatacacactcattctctctctctgggaGAAGAGAGGGATCCAGAATTTTTAATTTgtgaaatcagtaacagaagggGGTGTGGGGAGCTGATTACCTGGGAGCTCCTTGTTCATCTGTAGCATCAGGAACTGCTGCTGCTTTTCCCTCTTATCTCTTCTAGAAGACTTTGAAGAGGGAGCCTGAGAGAGGAAGGTGAATCAACCAGTCTTGGAGAAAGGTTCTACACCCCTTCTGGAGCGACAAGGGATAGCACAGATCAACAAGGATGAAGAGGAAGGCAAATTGAAATAAAAGACAATGAAGGTAAATGCCCtatatgttaaaagaaaaaaagtgatgagaaggaagagggacaagcaaagagaaagaaaagcaaggaacGTAAGAATAGagtaagagaaaaggaaaaacaagtgacCAGCAGAGGAATGACTCCTATATTAAGGCTGACTAGGAGGAGAGTCAAAAGGCATGCATGAATGGGTAGGAGTCCAGCTTTTCCATTTCACTTGCGCAGCGTATGGAGCAGACCACCACTTTCTGGTACCATTTAATCTTCACGTTGCTATGATCCTTGATTTGAAATGTTTTCCATTTCTTATACCCATAATCCTTTATCTTCAAGAGAGCTGCCAACATTGTTTGCTTTCATTTTTGGGGCTCCCAAGCATCATTTTGCCCAGCAGTAGCTCCCCAAAGCTGCCCCCAGAGCATCCAGGCTGTGAGTCTGCATAGGCAAGGGCAAAAGCAAGGGACAGATGAGCTGTGGACTGGAAGAGGTCCTCGAGTACCCTGAACCTGCAGGTTGGTTATGGCTCCTTCCTGGCCTCTGGACCGTATGCCAAAAACTAGAGGACCCATCTTTAGGCCCAACCAGATACTCAGGGCTATGTGTTTGGAACTGTAGCACTAGGCTGGAAGACTGTAGCTTCTAATCTATCTAAGTTCTACTACTCACAGATCATAAAATGTCAATGCCAGAAGGAAATTCCAGTCTAATTTCCCACGGAAGAAAcgggcccagagaggtgaagtaacttgacCAAAGTTATACAACTAGTCAGTGActtccttttcttccatggcataAAGAATAAATCAGAATAGTGATTCTCTCGATTCACTTTCTCTTGACAAATGTAATCCATAAAGTGCTTAGAGATCATCAGAAGGCACCCCAGAAAGGTCAGGCTGGCATTTTTCCGGAAGCCCCCGAGTGTACCAACCCCTTAGGCACCTCATTCTTTGGCTACAGGGACAGACCCAGAGTTACTTTGGCCTCCATTTTAGTCGCCAGGGTTGCCTGGAATTTGGAGGAGAGAGCTCTGACTGCCACCTGTCACCACTCCCCAGCCAGTCCATGAAGACTGAAGACAGGGACCGTCAGGGGCAACAAGGAAACCCTGTCAGAATGCCAGGGACCAGGGAGCAATGGTCAGATTCCTGGGATTAAGCAAGGCAATTATGGCTAAGTGGGAGACCTGAGATGGCAATGGTGCGTAAGAAGGGATGAGTGAGTAACCTAAATAACTTCAACTGGGTTGGACTCCTACTTCACACATAATAGTACCTCTTCAATGCCGACAAGGTACCTTTACCTTCCACTGCATAGGCCTGCCAGGGCTCTCCTGGCTTACTGCTCAGTGCCCACTCACGAAAGAGAATGGCACCATCAtctcccttttttttaaattcctccaACACTCTTCGGTCACCTTTCTCATGCTTTGCGTTCCTTCCATTCACATCCAACCAGCGTTTTCCATCCCAAGCTCCACAAAGTTCATTGATTGCGCCCACACCACCCCCCTTTGAtttctcccacccccctccccgtcCCCTCCCCCACTTGACTGTTTTGGTCTAATCCCCGCCAATCTTGGTTTCTCCCATTCCACTCTGCGAAGTCTTCGGGTTTCCCCCGCCCCCGGGCGCCTTTGGTTTTCTCCGCCGTTGGCTGCAGGCACCTCCTCTCAGATAAAGTGAATCCAGCCCTGGGGCTCTGGGGCTCCGGCACTGCCCGGATGCTCGGGCCCACGTAGAGCATAGTCACGGCCGCCATTGTTGTCCCAGAACTCATAACCCGTCACCCGGTAGCGCAAGGCGAAAAGCAGGGCACCCCCAATGGGCGGCGCCGGTAGGCGGAAAGCGAAGCGGTCTGCGCGAGGCGGGGGCGGAGCCGGGCCGGCGTAGGCGGCAGGCGCCTCGCGTTGGCTACGCCAGCCGTCGGCGCTCCAGCGCACGCTCACGCGCTTCTCGTAGGCCAGGTCCAGCACGCGCGCGCTCCCGGCCACGCCCAGCGGGCCCGCCTCTGCGCGTTCCAGGCAGATGCGTTGCGCCTGCAGGCGGGCGGTAAAGCCGGGCTCGCTGGCCGGCTCCAGGGCCGCGCGCGCCTCCTATGGGAGAGGAAAGGGAGGGGGAAGCCCAGGGCGAGTGACAAGGGGCGGGGTCAGATACGAGGCAGCCAATCAGAGGCCCACCCCGGCGTCCCAGCTGCAGCAGTGGggcccaggtggtacagtgggCTTGAGCCACTCGGGGACGGGGTACCCAAATGAGACGAGCAAGAGCACGCCCAGGGTCGGGGATGGAGATGGGTGTTCCTTGACAAATCCACTCCCACAGGCCCGCCGCGGCCGAGTTGGAGAGGTTTCCGCGAAAGGGCGTGTCCCCGCCGCCTACCTGGAGGGCGCGAGCTCGGGGCTGGCACGGCGCGAAGTGGCGGAGGGCGTCCCTCTGTAGCTGGACCTGCACGTGGCGGGGCACCCGCGGCAGCTCACCGGGGCGGAAGCGGCGCACGGCGGCCAGCTCTAGCCCCAGGGCGTCGGCGAAGCGCACCCTCTTGCGGGTGTCGGGGCTGCGGCTGCGGGACGCCCGGACTCCCCCGCCTCCGGCGGGCGCAGAGCGGGCCCGGCGGCCCCGACTCGGACCTTGAGCTCGGGACCGGGCCCCGTGCCGTGTCCCGCCCTCGCCTGGCTCCTCCTCCGGCTCCTCCTCGAGGCTGGGCCTCTGGCTGCGGTAGTAGGCGCGCTCAGTCAGCGCAGCGATGAAGCTCAGGTTGCGCGGGATGTCAGTGCGAGGGGGCCGTTCGCGGGACATGACACCCCCCCACGGCCCGGCGCGGTCCGCCCGCAGCGCCGTTGCgctgccctcccttcctctcccgcCCGCCCCACGTCCGCGCAGAAGCGGCTGGGCCCCGCTCAGCAACCTCTTGCCTTTGCGTACTTTCCTTGCTGTCACCTCCAGAAGCCTTCACCTCCCCTTAGTCTGCTTTGCTTCCTTGGTCACCTTTCCCACCCTCTGGCCCGCTGTCAGCTCCCAAAATCTTGGACCATCACTTCCTGCCTCCTGCGAGCTGCCTGCTCTGAGCGTGCGCTCAACTGCGATCACCCTCCGGTCCCCCCGGCGGTCGCGTCCCCGGCCCCCGCCCACAGCGCTCTGACAGGTGGCTCCCTGTCTGTCTttgccgctgctgctgctgctgctgctgctgcaacAGGGGGCGGGATCTCCACCCTTTCGGTTCGAGTGAGATCATCTAGCCTCAACGTCCTCAACCCCTCTGGCATGGGAAGGGTTAACTCAGGGAGGAAAGTAACTTTTCCCTTTCTTGCCGGCTAAGGTTCTCCTAGGCTCTGGCTTCGGGAGGAGGGTGGTGCTGACAGCAGAAAGGGAAGGTCGGGAAAACTAAGTAGAGTCTTTCAAATAGAAGCTGAGATGTGGCGCTCAAAAGGGTGAGTGACTGACACTACCCATTGGAAGGAGTCCTGGACTGAGGTGCGGGAAAACCTAAATTCTAGCCTCACCTCTGGTGCTatttagctatgtgaccttgaatGAGGCATAatttctctggacctcagttttctcatctgtagagaagtgggttagtgttaggatttcTAACCCAGCTCTAAGTCCGTTGAGC
The window above is part of the Loxodonta africana isolate mLoxAfr1 chromosome 10, mLoxAfr1.hap2, whole genome shotgun sequence genome. Proteins encoded here:
- the PPP1R3E gene encoding protein phosphatase 1 regulatory subunit 3E — encoded protein: MSRERPPRTDIPRNLSFIAALTERAYYRSQRPSLEEEPEEEPGEGGTRHGARSRAQGPSRGRRARSAPAGGGGVRASRSRSPDTRKRVRFADALGLELAAVRRFRPGELPRVPRHVQVQLQRDALRHFAPCQPRARALQEARAALEPASEPGFTARLQAQRICLERAEAGPLGVAGSARVLDLAYEKRVSVRWSADGWRSQREAPAAYAGPAPPPPRADRFAFRLPAPPIGGALLFALRYRVTGYEFWDNNGGRDYALRGPEHPGSAGAPEPQGWIHFI